A stretch of DNA from Candidatus Binatia bacterium:
GGCTCGAATGGTGCTCGCGGGCGACAAAGCCAAAAAGCCACTTGCGTGCCTGCGGGCGGCCGAGCTGTCCCAACAGGCGAATCGAGGAGACGACAGCGGGACGTTGCTGCTTGGCGTCGAGCTTGGCGGCGAACTTCTCGACTTCGTCATAGAGCAGCTCTTGCTCTTTCGCGTCCATTTCGCGCACCCACGGCGTCATCAAGTCACAGATCGACTTATTGAACTCATCCGTGCCCGAGCGAAGCATTTGCAGCAGACCTTTCAACGCTGCTTTTCCGCGCACGGTAGAGAGGACTCGTGCCACGTTCAGTTGCCACACACGTGGGGCGGTCGGTGCATTTTTAAGGAGGGGCTGGATCACTTCCTGCCCGCCTCGGCTCAGCAACCGGACCGAACGTTCCTGAATTTCTTTATCCGGGTCGTCGAGAAATTTACCGAGCAGGGAAGTAGCGGCCTTCGGCTGAACTTCCTCGAAGTAGCGCAGGGCGTAATCTTTCAACACCGGATTGGGCTGGGCCAGCGCCGCCGCAACCGTCTTGATGATCCGGGCGTTGTCTAACTTGAGAGCCCCCAATACCAGAAGGGCCGCGCAGCGCTGCTCGACAGTGCCCTTCTCGGTCAAGGTGAGCAGTTGCTCTAGAGTCTTATCCATCGCTCAACAATTTCGCGTTCCGAGTTTCAGGGTTCAATAGAACTTACATCTTGAATGAGGCAATTCCAACAAAGATTCCTTCTCCCCTTGCGGGAGAAGGTTAGGATGAGGGGTAAGAGACGCGGACACCCTCACCCTTGCCCTCTCCCGCCAGCGGGAGAGGGGATTATTTCATGCGTAGCTTGAAACTAAAAGAACGCCAGCGCACGGATTTCGATGCTTTCCCGCGGTGGGGCAGCCGCCGGGCTCGTCGGATCGTCGAAGGAGGCGTGCGCCGTCCAACGCGCGCGGCCGTCCTTTGCGGAATCATACGTCTTGAAGACAAGGGCTTCGTTTCTTTGCATGTCCGGGAAATAGAACCAGCGGTGATCGGGATTGAAGGTAATGTGGTAGATCTCGCCGACCCGGTCCGAATATCTGCGTTCGGTCGGAATCAGGTCTTTGGGCGCCAGGCTCCGTGCATCGGCGATGGCGAGCGGCGCCGTTTGCACCGGGTTGCGAATCGGTCGCCACACCTGGATTACCGCGAAGCGACGCTGGAGGAGCGCCTCAGCTTCTTCCGGCATCAAATCGCGCACCCGCTGCGGGCCTGACCACTCGGTATAGTCGTTGTGCACTCTCCGAACCGGCTCGCGCACTTTCTTCTCCTCGCGCGTCGCGTCGTCCTCGGCTCGGAGCGTGTAGTCGAAAATCAGAACTCTTGCCGCTCCGGTCAGATCCTTTACCAGCCGCTCGATTTCAGGGTAGTAAACCGAACGCAGCTCGTCTTCATTGTAGAAATCGGACATGCGGGTCTCGTGGTCTATGAAGATGAATCCTTCACGCTCGAGCGAAAGACGGTCGCGGATAAGCCGGCCGTTTTGGATGGTCGCCGGTCTGTCTTCGTACTTGCCCGTATGCTGCACGGGTGTCGCGCCGGGCGCGTTCGAATGGCTCACCGGCTTTTCTCCGGTGTCCACGAGATAGGTAAGCGAAGTCTCGACGAACTCTAATGCCGGTTCCTGTTTATCCGGTCGTGCCATTTCGGTTTCAGCCATATCTCCGCCGGAAAGGCGTGTCAATCCAGGGGCCGCTGAGACAAATTCAAAATCCAAAACCCAAAATTAAAAATTATCCTCTTGACGGTCGGCTCCATGCTGTATTACCGAGATTGCTTTGAGGGATTATATCATGGATGCGCTCAG
This window harbors:
- a CDS encoding CmcJ/NvfI family oxidoreductase: MAETEMARPDKQEPALEFVETSLTYLVDTGEKPVSHSNAPGATPVQHTGKYEDRPATIQNGRLIRDRLSLEREGFIFIDHETRMSDFYNEDELRSVYYPEIERLVKDLTGAARVLIFDYTLRAEDDATREEKKVREPVRRVHNDYTEWSGPQRVRDLMPEEAEALLQRRFAVIQVWRPIRNPVQTAPLAIADARSLAPKDLIPTERRYSDRVGEIYHITFNPDHRWFYFPDMQRNEALVFKTYDSAKDGRARWTAHASFDDPTSPAAAPPRESIEIRALAFF